CTCCACCTCCCATGACATATTCGGTTTGCTGCCAGAGGTAGGGCCAGTCCAGCAATTCAGGGAAATCAGGACGGATCAGGGCTGTTCCCGAAACGGCACCTCCCGGTATGAACGACCAGTCTGCGCGATTGATTCCGTAGGCGGTCAGTACGGATGTGGAACCGACACCTGATACAAAAGAAGCCGGGTTGGGTCCCGGATGGCATCCCAGGATGAAGTTGAGCGCTTTGAACAGGTTTTCGCTGGGAAAGAGGTCGGGCCAACACTGATGCAGGAAATACTGCTGCATGCCAAAGCGCTGTATCTTCCAGCCATCACCCCAGATCGCGGGCTGATACGGAACTCCAAACGGGGTTTGTTGCTGGAGGTCCTGAATCTGAGCCGCGAATTCGCGTGCTTTTTCGGTGGCAGCCGCTGTGAACTCCGGGTCGTCGAGCACCGCAACCGCGAGCGCAATCGCGGTACCTGCGCGTTCAAATGAGGCGAGAATTTGGGTGCGGTGTTCCTGAAGAAAGCTCGTATAGACGGAATGCCCCGTGGTTTTCGCCAGTTCTGCGGCCAGTTTTGTTTTGGAAGGCCAC
This Puniceicoccaceae bacterium DNA region includes the following protein-coding sequences:
- a CDS encoding glycoside hydrolase, which codes for WPSKTKLAAELAKTTGHSVYTSFLQEHRTQILASFERAGTAIALAVAVLDDPEFTAAATEKAREFAAQIQDLQQQTPFGVPYQPAIWGDGWKIQRFGMQQYFLHQCWPDLFPSENLFKALNFILGCHPGPNPASFVSGVGSTSVLTAYGINRADWSFIPGGAVSGTALIRPDFPELLDWPYLWQQTEYVMGGGATHFMFMAMAVQALLSE